A genomic window from Halomonas sp. LR3S48 includes:
- a CDS encoding MFS transporter: MPFNVMLLSLCQALLVSGNILLIAVSPLIGARLAPDPAWSTAPVATQWLGLMCATIPASLIMARLGRKRGFMLGNLLGLVGVAVAAQALVAEAFFLFMLGTWLIGIGIGFGQLYRFAAVEAAPMALRDRAIGLVMGGGVLAAFFGPWLARISREAATTPFLGSFLGLGALYLVALLVLLATRLPPPEKTHGNGQPRPLGEIVRQPVFLVAVLSALIGYGVMNLAMTATPLAMAGAGHHFDHVATTIQWHVLAMFLPSFATGHLTARFGAPRMIAAGCLLLAASGLAAQVEAGVAGFHFALILLGLGWNFTFLPATGLLTEAYRPEEKARTQAANEFLVFSTVAVTALLAGPLVNLLGWTLLNAMLVPLALVPIALLAWQRLARRRQDPHISG; the protein is encoded by the coding sequence ATGCCCTTCAATGTGATGCTGCTGTCGCTGTGCCAGGCACTGCTGGTGAGCGGCAATATCCTGCTGATCGCGGTCTCGCCGCTGATCGGTGCCCGCCTCGCCCCCGATCCGGCCTGGTCCACGGCACCGGTCGCCACCCAGTGGCTGGGGCTGATGTGCGCGACCATTCCCGCCTCGCTGATCATGGCGCGGCTGGGGCGCAAGCGCGGCTTCATGCTGGGCAACCTGCTCGGGCTCGTCGGCGTGGCCGTCGCTGCCCAGGCCCTGGTGGCCGAGGCCTTCTTCCTCTTCATGCTGGGTACTTGGCTGATCGGCATCGGCATCGGCTTCGGTCAGCTCTACCGATTCGCCGCGGTGGAAGCCGCCCCGATGGCGCTGCGCGATCGGGCCATCGGCCTGGTCATGGGTGGCGGCGTACTGGCCGCCTTCTTCGGCCCGTGGCTGGCCCGTATCAGCCGCGAAGCGGCCACCACCCCCTTCCTCGGCAGCTTCCTCGGTCTGGGCGCGCTCTATCTGGTGGCCCTGCTGGTGCTGCTGGCAACCCGCCTCCCACCCCCCGAAAAAACCCATGGCAACGGCCAGCCACGGCCGCTCGGCGAGATCGTGCGCCAGCCGGTGTTCCTGGTGGCGGTGCTCTCGGCGCTGATCGGCTACGGCGTGATGAACCTGGCGATGACCGCCACGCCACTGGCCATGGCCGGCGCCGGCCACCACTTCGATCATGTCGCCACCACGATCCAGTGGCATGTGCTGGCGATGTTCCTGCCCTCGTTCGCCACCGGCCACCTGACGGCACGCTTCGGTGCCCCCCGCATGATCGCGGCGGGCTGCTTGCTGCTGGCGGCAAGCGGCCTGGCCGCCCAGGTCGAGGCCGGCGTGGCGGGGTTTCACTTCGCCCTGATCCTGCTCGGGCTGGGCTGGAACTTCACCTTCCTGCCCGCGACAGGTCTGCTCACCGAGGCGTATCGGCCGGAGGAGAAGGCCCGCACCCAGGCCGCCAACGAATTCCTGGTCTTCTCCACCGTGGCCGTCACCGCACTGCTGGCGGGGCCGCTGGTCAACCTGCTCGGCTGGACGCTGCTCAATGCCATGCTGGTGCCGCTGGCATTGGTACCGATCGCGCTGCTGGCCTGGCAGCGCCTTGCCAGACGCCGCCAAGACCCTCACATTAGCGGCTGA
- a CDS encoding YcjX family protein, with amino-acid sequence MRQSLTRELTNLIERGRDRQLRLAVTGLSRSGKTAFLTSLVNQLRHAGLEARLDLMPAAREGRLLGARRVSQPDLGVPRFPYDQAMAALDDEPPHWPEPTRGISELRLSIRYRPARRGLLRSETAELSLDLFDYPGEWLLDLPLLGHDYPGWSRAMLAGAGEQRRALLAEWEHAAARLDPAAEANEAELAEIAALYARSLQAAREAGFANLQPGRFLLPGDLEGAPVLQFFPLPALADADDAALAKLPSESVYATLAARFRHYQQHIVRPFYRDHFRRFDRQIVLVDVLGALNAGPERFEDLSQALATLMQSFDYGKRSLLSRLFAPRIDRLTIAATKADHVTPEQHTNLSALLEALLAEPLQDLRYANVPVKALSLAAIRATEAHLVDRKGERTPALRGTTLEGEEVLVFPGEVPARLPETEFWARQGFDFRAFRPAPREGGALPHIRLDAALDWLIGDKLK; translated from the coding sequence ATGCGCCAGTCGCTCACTCGGGAGCTGACCAACCTGATCGAACGCGGTCGCGACCGCCAGCTGCGCCTGGCGGTCACCGGGCTCTCGCGCTCGGGCAAGACCGCCTTTCTCACTTCGCTGGTCAACCAGTTGCGCCACGCCGGGCTCGAAGCGCGGCTGGACCTGATGCCGGCGGCCCGCGAAGGGCGCCTACTGGGGGCCCGCCGGGTCAGCCAGCCCGACCTCGGAGTGCCGCGTTTCCCCTATGACCAGGCCATGGCGGCGCTCGACGACGAGCCGCCGCACTGGCCCGAACCGACCCGCGGCATCAGCGAGCTGCGCCTGTCGATTCGCTATCGCCCGGCGCGGCGTGGGTTGCTGCGCAGCGAGACCGCCGAGCTCAGCCTCGACCTGTTCGACTACCCCGGGGAGTGGTTGCTCGACCTGCCGCTGCTGGGCCACGACTACCCGGGCTGGAGCCGTGCCATGCTGGCCGGCGCCGGTGAGCAGCGCCGCGCCCTGCTCGCCGAATGGGAGCATGCAGCGGCCAGGCTCGACCCCGCTGCCGAGGCCAACGAGGCCGAGCTTGCCGAGATCGCCGCGCTCTATGCGCGGAGCCTGCAGGCCGCTCGCGAGGCGGGCTTCGCCAACCTGCAGCCGGGTCGCTTCCTGCTACCGGGCGACCTGGAGGGTGCCCCTGTGCTGCAGTTCTTCCCACTGCCGGCCCTTGCCGATGCCGACGACGCGGCGCTGGCCAAGCTGCCGTCGGAGAGCGTCTACGCCACTCTCGCCGCACGCTTTCGTCACTACCAGCAGCACATCGTGCGGCCCTTCTACCGCGATCACTTCCGCCGTTTCGACCGCCAGATCGTGCTGGTCGACGTGCTCGGCGCCCTCAACGCCGGCCCGGAGCGCTTCGAAGACCTCTCCCAGGCGCTGGCAACGCTGATGCAGAGCTTCGACTACGGCAAGCGCAGCCTGCTTTCACGGCTGTTCGCACCGCGTATCGACCGGCTGACGATTGCCGCGACCAAGGCCGACCACGTCACACCTGAACAGCACACCAACCTGAGCGCCCTGCTCGAGGCGCTCCTCGCCGAGCCGCTGCAGGACCTGCGCTACGCCAACGTGCCGGTGAAGGCGCTGTCGCTGGCGGCCATACGCGCCACCGAGGCCCACCTGGTGGATCGCAAGGGTGAGCGCACCCCGGCCCTGCGCGGCACCACGCTCGAGGGCGAAGAAGTGCTGGTCTTCCCCGGCGAGGTACCGGCGAGGCTGCCCGAAACCGAGTTCTGGGCCCGCCAAGGGTTCGACTTCCGCGCCTTTCGCCCCGCCCCGCGAGAGGGCGGCGCCCTGCCCCACATCCGGCTCGACGCCGCGCTGGACTGGCTGATCGGAGACAAGCTGAAATGA
- a CDS encoding carbohydrate ABC transporter permease, with the protein MDNVIRRRTPGARIARFSLYAVLIVAALFYLMPLAVMLITSVKPLAEITPGTLLSLPQDPTLAPWAKAWGEACTGMRCEGVGVYFFNSIAIVVPAVLISTTIGALNGYALTKWRFRGSELVFALMLFGCFIPFQVVLLPMAQTLGWLGLSSSRAGLILVHVIFGIAFTTLFFRNFYVAVPTELISAAKLDGAGFFRIFWRILLPVSAPIIVVSVIWQFTQIWNDFLFGVAFSAHNTQPVTVALNNLVNTSTGAREYNVDMAAAMIAALPTLIVYVLAGKYFVRGLTAGSVKG; encoded by the coding sequence ATGGATAATGTGATCCGTCGCCGCACGCCCGGTGCTCGTATTGCCCGCTTCTCGCTCTATGCCGTGCTGATTGTGGCGGCCCTGTTCTACCTGATGCCGCTCGCGGTAATGCTGATCACCTCGGTGAAACCGCTGGCCGAGATCACCCCCGGCACGCTGCTCTCGCTGCCGCAGGACCCCACGCTGGCGCCCTGGGCCAAGGCATGGGGCGAAGCCTGTACCGGTATGCGCTGCGAAGGTGTCGGCGTCTACTTCTTCAACTCCATCGCCATCGTGGTGCCCGCCGTGCTGATCTCCACCACCATTGGCGCGCTCAACGGCTATGCGCTGACCAAGTGGCGCTTCAGGGGCTCGGAGCTCGTCTTCGCGCTGATGCTGTTCGGCTGTTTCATTCCCTTTCAGGTGGTGCTGCTGCCGATGGCGCAGACGCTGGGCTGGCTGGGGCTGTCGAGTTCGCGGGCGGGCTTGATCCTGGTCCACGTGATCTTCGGCATCGCTTTTACCACGCTGTTCTTCCGCAACTTCTACGTGGCGGTGCCCACCGAGCTGATATCGGCGGCCAAGCTCGACGGTGCCGGCTTCTTCCGCATCTTCTGGCGCATCCTGCTGCCAGTGTCGGCACCGATCATCGTGGTCTCGGTGATCTGGCAGTTCACCCAGATCTGGAACGACTTCCTGTTCGGCGTGGCCTTCTCGGCCCACAACACCCAGCCGGTCACGGTGGCGCTCAACAACCTGGTCAATACGTCTACCGGTGCACGGGAATACAACGTCGACATGGCGGCGGCCATGATCGCCGCGCTGCCCACGCTGATCGTCTACGTACTGGCCGGCAAGTATTTCGTCCGTGGGCTCACGGCAGGCTCGGTCAAGGGCTGA
- a CDS encoding ABC transporter ATP-binding protein: MAALEINNVCKDFGSEQVLKDVSLAIDSGEFLILVGPSGCGKSTLMNAIAGLEPVTSGEIRIAGEDVTWQTPAERDIAMVFQSYALYPSMTVRENISFGLEMRKVPKVEREAAVERVADLLQISHLLERKPSQLSGGQRQRVAMGRALAREPKVYLFDEPLSNLDAKLRVDMRTEIKKLHQRLGTTIVYVTHDQIEAMTLADCIAVMRDGRILQLGSPDEVYNNPVDIFVAGFMGSPSMNFIAATLEEEGGEYHVCVDTPDEPSLRLPWPRERATAAMAERVGKPVILGLRPEHFAEDDARLSGYDEGVLLTPQITVVEPTGADILLQLKLGEGEATARVGPKCRVAAGERLALRIDMARAVLFDSATEKRLA, translated from the coding sequence ATGGCAGCACTTGAAATCAACAATGTCTGCAAGGACTTCGGCAGCGAGCAGGTGCTCAAGGACGTGAGCCTGGCAATCGACTCGGGGGAGTTCCTGATCCTGGTGGGGCCTTCGGGTTGCGGCAAGTCGACGCTGATGAACGCCATTGCCGGGCTCGAGCCGGTCACCTCCGGCGAGATCCGCATCGCCGGCGAGGACGTCACCTGGCAGACCCCGGCGGAGCGCGATATCGCCATGGTGTTCCAGTCCTATGCGCTCTATCCGAGCATGACGGTGCGCGAGAACATCAGCTTCGGCCTGGAGATGCGCAAGGTGCCCAAGGTCGAGCGCGAGGCCGCCGTCGAACGGGTCGCCGACCTGCTGCAGATTTCCCATCTGCTCGAGCGCAAGCCGTCGCAGCTCTCCGGCGGCCAGCGCCAGCGGGTTGCCATGGGCAGGGCGCTGGCGCGTGAACCCAAGGTCTACCTGTTCGACGAGCCGCTTTCCAACCTCGACGCCAAGCTGCGCGTCGACATGCGTACCGAGATCAAGAAGCTGCATCAGCGCCTGGGCACCACTATCGTCTATGTCACCCACGACCAGATCGAAGCCATGACGCTGGCCGACTGCATCGCGGTGATGCGCGACGGCCGCATTCTCCAGCTTGGCTCGCCCGACGAGGTCTACAACAACCCCGTGGACATCTTCGTGGCCGGTTTCATGGGCTCGCCGTCGATGAACTTCATCGCCGCCACGCTGGAGGAGGAGGGCGGCGAGTACCACGTGTGTGTCGACACGCCGGACGAACCGTCCCTGCGGTTGCCCTGGCCACGTGAAAGAGCCACCGCGGCCATGGCCGAGCGAGTGGGGAAACCGGTGATCCTGGGGCTGCGGCCCGAGCATTTCGCCGAGGACGACGCGCGACTGAGCGGCTACGACGAGGGCGTATTGCTCACGCCGCAGATCACCGTGGTCGAGCCCACCGGGGCCGATATCCTGCTGCAACTGAAGCTCGGCGAGGGCGAGGCCACGGCCCGGGTCGGGCCCAAGTGCCGGGTGGCGGCAGGCGAACGCCTGGCGCTGCGCATCGACATGGCCCGTGCAGTGCTGTTCGACAGCGCGACGGAGAAGCGTCTGGCCTGA
- a CDS encoding universal stress protein, which translates to MYTSILVPVDGSEGAKKALEVACQLASQDNATLHILHIPEEFTHETTLVWGIGAIAIEASRQERQEPRMRQDIGKQIVDRAEKAARAKGVTRVETIIGQGDPARTIVSEAKRRGVEAIVMGSRGLSDLRGLVVGSVSHKVSHVAECTVITVR; encoded by the coding sequence ATGTATACCTCCATCCTGGTACCCGTCGACGGTTCCGAAGGAGCCAAGAAAGCCCTCGAGGTCGCCTGTCAACTGGCCAGTCAGGACAATGCCACCCTGCATATCCTGCACATCCCCGAGGAATTCACTCACGAGACGACATTGGTATGGGGTATCGGCGCCATTGCCATCGAGGCGTCCCGCCAGGAGCGCCAGGAGCCTCGGATGCGCCAGGACATCGGCAAGCAGATCGTCGACAGGGCAGAGAAAGCGGCCCGCGCCAAGGGGGTGACCCGGGTCGAGACGATCATCGGCCAGGGCGACCCCGCTCGCACCATCGTCAGCGAAGCCAAGCGTCGTGGCGTCGAGGCCATCGTCATGGGTAGCCGCGGCCTGAGCGACCTGCGTGGGCTGGTGGTGGGCAGCGTGTCGCACAAGGTCAGCCACGTGGCCGAGTGCACGGTGATCACCGTACGCTGA
- a CDS encoding YcjF family protein yields MSDRHHEPRGDDPRPARRFTLDEPVEPGQASPRPRLDFDSQLPTQPVEEAPVSRAERDLDVSLGRPRKRRWGLLALLGGGIALGTAELAMNLPDALLGGDWLSGGWYLLGLGAIALGAGALLREAWRLRRLKRHDALRSRLAGLPEADAEQAFHLARVLKQQLGLDDDHPHWQAFLDAREPHHAGAEVQQLLAHHLLAPRDRQARRLISRMAGETAVMVAVSPLTLVDMFLVAWRSLTMIDRICRLYGLELGYASRLRLLRNVLYNMAFAGATEMASDAGMELLSLNLAGRLSARAGQGMGVGLLSARLGLRTLRLTRPLVFAEGEAPRMADLRSELWQQLRRLEETRRPGDDPPRS; encoded by the coding sequence ATGAGCGACCGTCATCACGAGCCGCGGGGCGATGACCCGCGGCCAGCCCGCCGCTTCACCCTCGACGAACCGGTCGAGCCGGGCCAGGCGTCGCCCCGGCCACGCCTGGATTTCGACAGCCAACTGCCGACGCAGCCGGTGGAAGAGGCCCCTGTCAGCCGCGCCGAACGCGACCTTGACGTGAGCCTCGGCCGCCCGCGCAAGCGCCGCTGGGGGCTTCTCGCGCTGCTCGGTGGCGGCATCGCGCTGGGCACGGCCGAACTGGCCATGAACCTGCCCGATGCGCTGCTCGGCGGTGACTGGCTCAGCGGCGGCTGGTACCTGCTGGGGCTTGGTGCCATTGCCCTGGGTGCCGGGGCACTACTGCGCGAGGCCTGGCGACTGCGCCGCCTGAAGCGCCACGATGCCCTGCGTAGCCGACTGGCCGGGCTGCCCGAGGCCGATGCCGAGCAGGCGTTCCATCTGGCCAGGGTACTCAAGCAGCAGTTGGGGCTCGACGACGATCATCCCCACTGGCAAGCCTTCCTCGACGCCCGTGAACCGCACCACGCCGGCGCGGAGGTCCAGCAGTTGCTGGCCCACCACCTGTTGGCCCCGCGCGACCGCCAGGCTCGCCGCCTGATTTCGCGCATGGCCGGTGAGACGGCCGTCATGGTGGCCGTCAGCCCGCTGACGCTGGTCGACATGTTCCTGGTGGCGTGGCGCAGCCTGACGATGATCGACCGCATCTGCCGCCTCTACGGGCTCGAGCTGGGCTATGCCAGCCGCCTGCGGCTGCTGCGTAACGTGCTCTACAACATGGCCTTTGCCGGCGCCACCGAGATGGCCAGCGATGCGGGGATGGAACTGCTTTCGCTGAACCTGGCCGGTCGCCTCTCGGCACGCGCCGGCCAGGGTATGGGCGTGGGCCTGCTGAGTGCCCGTCTCGGCCTGCGCACCCTGCGGCTTACCCGTCCGCTGGTATTCGCTGAGGGCGAGGCGCCGCGCATGGCCGACCTGCGCAGCGAACTCTGGCAGCAACTGCGACGACTGGAGGAAACCCGGCGACCGGGCGACGATCCGCCGAGATCTTGA